One stretch of Comamonas testosteroni DNA includes these proteins:
- a CDS encoding LD-carboxypeptidase — translation MHDEHCSHEHGHHDHHDHVYSADGSCCGHDHSHGGKHIYIYSPSGAVRDKAAFKRGIKLLEALGHEVEVDVDALAGSQRFAGDDATRLAAIHRAAASGADVALISRGGYGLTRILPGIKYKTVAKAIAGGTKFVGLSDFTAFQLAMLAQTGSVTWAGPALNADFGVDSKKTGEPVDDIMLDCFEDLLSGQGEGAGWQMPRIGELPNGKPQLKDFYVPGGATLWGGNLAVLASLLGTPYFPQVDGGILFIEDVGEHPYRIERMLTQLLLAGVLQKQKAIVFGQFTEFKLTTHDKGFKLQTVIDWLRMQLKRPVLQGLPFGHVPTKVLLPVGAQVSLSVEGRDALIYWGHV, via the coding sequence GTGCATGACGAGCACTGCAGCCATGAGCACGGTCACCACGATCATCACGACCATGTGTACAGCGCCGACGGCAGCTGCTGCGGCCATGATCACAGCCATGGCGGCAAACACATCTATATCTATTCGCCCTCGGGTGCGGTGCGCGACAAGGCAGCCTTCAAACGCGGCATCAAGCTGCTGGAGGCCCTGGGCCACGAGGTGGAGGTCGATGTCGATGCACTGGCCGGCAGCCAGCGCTTTGCGGGTGACGACGCCACCCGTCTGGCTGCTATCCACCGTGCAGCGGCCAGTGGGGCCGATGTGGCGCTGATTTCGCGTGGCGGCTACGGTCTCACGCGCATCCTGCCGGGCATCAAGTACAAGACTGTGGCCAAGGCGATTGCGGGCGGCACCAAGTTTGTCGGCCTCAGCGACTTCACGGCTTTTCAGCTGGCCATGCTGGCACAGACCGGTTCGGTCACCTGGGCGGGCCCCGCGCTCAATGCCGACTTCGGTGTGGACAGCAAAAAGACCGGCGAGCCCGTGGACGACATCATGCTGGACTGCTTCGAGGACCTGCTCAGCGGCCAGGGCGAGGGCGCTGGCTGGCAGATGCCCAGGATTGGCGAGCTGCCCAATGGCAAGCCCCAGCTCAAGGACTTTTACGTGCCCGGCGGGGCCACCTTGTGGGGCGGAAATCTGGCGGTGCTGGCGTCCCTGCTGGGCACGCCTTACTTCCCGCAGGTCGATGGCGGCATTCTGTTCATCGAAGACGTGGGCGAGCATCCCTACCGGATCGAGCGCATGCTGACGCAGCTGCTGCTGGCGGGCGTTCTGCAAAAGCAAAAAGCCATCGTCTTTGGCCAGTTCACCGAATTCAAGCTCACCACGCATGACAAGGGCTTCAAGCTGCAGACCGTCATCGACTGGCTGCGCATGCAGCTCAAGCGCCCCGTGCTGCAAGGCCTGCCCTTCGGTCATGTGCCCACCAAGGTGCTGCTGCCCGTGGGGGCGCAGGTGTCGCTGTCCGTGGAAGGGCGGGATGCGCTGATCTACTGGGGACATGTCTGA
- the fusA gene encoding elongation factor G: MARHTPIERYRNIGISAHIDAGKTTTTERILFYTGVNHKLGEVHDGAATMDWMEQEQERGITITSAATTAFWSGMEHNFPAHRINIIDTPGHVDFTIEVERSMRVLDGAVMVYDSVGGVQPQSETVWRQANKYKVPRLAFVNKMDRVGADFFRVRQMMVDRLKAHPVPIVIPIGAEADFHGLVDLIKMKAIFWDDESQGVKFEYQEIPAALLASAQEWRQKMVEAAAEANEALTEKYLDSGDLGAEDIITGLRLRTIATEIQPMLCGSAFKNRGVQRLLDAIVELMPSPLDVPAVEGHSEDDSAGTTLIRHASDDERFAALAFKLMTDPFVGQLTFVRVYSGVLAKGDLVYNPTRGKKERIGRIVQMHANARQEIDEIRAGDIAACVGLKDVSTGETLCDPQAPIVLEKISFPEPVIAQAVEPRSKADQEKMGQALARLAAEDPSFRVSTDEESGQTIIAGMGELHLEIIVDRMKREFNVAANVGKPQVAYRETIRKAVRDVDGKFVRQSGGKGQYGHVVLAVEPLESGKGFEFVDEIKGGVIPREFIPAVEKGLREAMNSGVLAGYPVVDVRVRLTFGSYHEVDSSEQAFRMAAILGFKEACKRADPVILEPIMAVEVETPEEYAGAVMGNLSSRRGAVQGMDDIAGDGKTIRAEVPLSEMFGYATHLRSMTQGRATYTMEFKRYAQAPQQAAASANASSAATGHRKQG, from the coding sequence ATGGCTCGCCACACGCCCATAGAGCGCTATCGCAATATCGGCATCTCCGCGCATATCGATGCCGGCAAGACCACCACCACCGAGCGCATACTGTTCTATACCGGGGTCAACCACAAGCTCGGCGAAGTCCATGACGGCGCTGCCACCATGGACTGGATGGAGCAGGAGCAGGAACGCGGCATCACCATCACCTCAGCAGCCACCACGGCCTTCTGGTCGGGCATGGAGCACAATTTCCCGGCCCATCGCATCAACATCATCGACACACCCGGCCACGTGGACTTCACCATCGAGGTCGAGCGTTCCATGCGCGTGCTCGACGGCGCTGTCATGGTCTACGACTCCGTGGGCGGCGTGCAGCCGCAGTCCGAGACCGTCTGGCGCCAGGCCAACAAGTACAAGGTGCCGCGCCTGGCCTTCGTCAACAAGATGGACCGCGTGGGAGCCGACTTCTTTCGTGTGCGCCAGATGATGGTGGACCGCCTCAAGGCCCACCCCGTTCCCATCGTCATCCCCATCGGAGCCGAAGCCGATTTTCATGGTCTGGTCGACCTCATCAAGATGAAGGCCATCTTCTGGGACGACGAGTCACAAGGGGTGAAATTCGAGTACCAGGAGATCCCCGCAGCGCTTCTGGCCAGCGCACAGGAATGGCGCCAGAAGATGGTTGAGGCTGCTGCCGAGGCCAATGAAGCCCTGACCGAAAAATACCTGGACAGTGGCGACCTCGGTGCCGAGGACATCATCACCGGCCTGCGCCTGCGCACCATCGCCACCGAAATTCAGCCCATGCTCTGCGGCTCGGCCTTCAAGAACCGGGGCGTTCAGCGTCTGCTCGACGCGATTGTCGAGCTCATGCCTTCGCCGCTCGATGTTCCTGCCGTCGAAGGTCATAGCGAAGATGACAGCGCCGGCACCACGCTGATACGCCATGCCAGCGACGATGAAAGATTCGCCGCCCTGGCCTTCAAGCTCATGACCGACCCCTTCGTGGGCCAGTTGACCTTTGTACGCGTCTACTCGGGCGTATTGGCCAAGGGCGATCTGGTCTACAACCCGACCCGGGGTAAAAAGGAGCGCATAGGCCGCATCGTGCAGATGCATGCCAATGCACGCCAGGAGATCGACGAAATCCGCGCCGGCGACATTGCGGCCTGCGTGGGCCTCAAGGACGTGAGCACGGGCGAGACGCTGTGCGATCCGCAAGCGCCCATCGTGCTCGAAAAAATCTCCTTCCCCGAACCCGTGATCGCCCAGGCCGTAGAGCCCAGGAGCAAGGCCGACCAGGAAAAAATGGGCCAGGCACTGGCGCGCCTCGCGGCCGAAGACCCGTCCTTCAGAGTCAGCACCGACGAGGAATCGGGCCAGACCATCATTGCCGGCATGGGCGAGTTGCACCTGGAGATCATCGTCGACCGCATGAAACGCGAATTCAATGTGGCCGCCAATGTGGGCAAGCCCCAGGTGGCCTACCGCGAAACCATTCGCAAAGCAGTCCGCGATGTGGACGGCAAGTTCGTGCGCCAGTCCGGCGGCAAGGGCCAGTACGGCCATGTGGTGCTGGCCGTCGAGCCGCTGGAATCGGGCAAGGGCTTTGAGTTCGTCGACGAAATCAAGGGCGGCGTGATTCCGCGCGAATTCATTCCCGCCGTGGAAAAAGGCCTGCGCGAAGCCATGAACTCGGGTGTCCTGGCCGGCTACCCGGTAGTCGACGTGCGGGTGCGGCTGACCTTCGGCTCCTACCACGAGGTGGACTCCTCGGAGCAGGCCTTCCGCATGGCCGCCATCCTGGGCTTCAAGGAAGCCTGCAAGAGAGCCGACCCGGTGATTCTGGAGCCCATCATGGCCGTCGAGGTGGAGACGCCCGAAGAATACGCAGGCGCTGTGATGGGCAACCTGTCCTCGCGCCGCGGTGCCGTGCAGGGCATGGACGATATCGCGGGCGACGGCAAGACCATCAGGGCCGAGGTGCCGCTATCGGAAATGTTCGGCTATGCCACGCATCTGCGCTCCATGACACAGGGCCGAGCCACCTACACCATGGAATTCAAGCGCTACGCACAGGCCCCGCAGCAGGCAGCCGCCAGCGCGAATGCTTCGAGCGCGGCGACCGGCCACCGAAAGCAGGGATAG
- a CDS encoding STAS/SEC14 domain-containing protein: MLNYSLMKPEGILLLEPHGPLTEQDFDGVSQDVDDFLAEHPKLHGVMIQSKDFPGWENWAGFSAHMGFVREHRHQVEQIALVTDSHLAGMAEFVGRHLTHAEVRHFPFTEDARAMQWLHAA, translated from the coding sequence ATGCTCAATTACTCCCTCATGAAACCCGAAGGCATCTTGCTGCTGGAGCCCCATGGGCCCCTGACCGAGCAGGATTTCGACGGCGTCAGCCAGGACGTGGACGATTTCCTGGCCGAGCATCCCAAACTACATGGGGTGATGATCCAGTCCAAGGACTTTCCCGGCTGGGAAAACTGGGCCGGCTTCAGCGCCCATATGGGCTTTGTCAGAGAACATCGCCATCAGGTGGAACAGATCGCTCTGGTGACCGACAGTCATCTGGCGGGCATGGCCGAATTCGTCGGCAGGCATCTCACGCATGCCGAGGTCAGGCATTTCCCGTTTACCGAAGATGCCAGGGCCATGCAGTGGCTGCATGCGGCCTGA
- a CDS encoding NADAR family protein, whose protein sequence is MNRDYDIRSVADLVALLDQGYRPKYLCFWGHQAEKNGSAGKGCLSQWFPAPFIVDGDRFATAEHFMMAGKARLFGDEVARAQVLAAPSPASAKQIGRSVRNFDEARWKAECFDIVVSASVAKFSQNPAMGEFLLSTGERVLVEASPRDRIWGIGMGAANPDAEQPRKWRGQNLLGFALMAARAQLRPDNEHAGTF, encoded by the coding sequence ATGAACCGAGATTACGACATTCGATCCGTCGCCGACCTGGTGGCCCTGCTCGATCAGGGCTACCGCCCCAAATACCTTTGCTTCTGGGGCCATCAGGCTGAAAAGAATGGCTCGGCGGGCAAAGGCTGCCTGAGCCAGTGGTTTCCTGCCCCATTCATCGTCGATGGGGACCGCTTTGCCACGGCGGAGCATTTCATGATGGCCGGCAAGGCGCGGCTGTTCGGCGATGAAGTGGCTCGCGCCCAGGTGCTGGCTGCGCCGTCTCCAGCCAGTGCCAAGCAGATCGGGCGCAGCGTGCGCAACTTCGACGAGGCACGCTGGAAGGCGGAGTGCTTCGATATCGTGGTGAGCGCCAGTGTGGCCAAGTTCTCGCAGAACCCGGCCATGGGGGAGTTTCTGCTGAGCACCGGCGAGCGTGTGCTGGTCGAGGCCAGTCCGCGCGACCGCATCTGGGGCATCGGCATGGGCGCGGCCAATCCCGACGCCGAACAGCCGCGCAAGTGGCGCGGACAGAACCTGCTGGGTTTCGCGCTGATGGCCGCGCGTGCGCAGCTGAGACCGGACAATGAACACGCTGGAACGTTTTGA
- the tadA gene encoding tRNA adenosine(34) deaminase TadA yields the protein MDFDVSVHEHFMHQALEQARCAAACGEVPVGAVVVKDGQVIGRGHNSPLSAQDPTAHAEVLALREAARALGNYRLEGCTLYVTLEPCTMCSGAMLHARVDAVVYGAAEPRTGAAGSVLDVFGYPAINHQTQVLRGVLAAQCSALMAEFFQRRRQEKKAQQPYPLRDWALRNADEAFADLPAWPWQSQWRSDLPALQGLRLSVVDEGPEDAALTWLCVHGSPGWGYGFRHLMPDLLAAGHRVVVPDLPGFGRSDQPKKDKQHSAQWHSQLIVELIETLNLRRLVLVGQGDGGRLGLAAAQALPERFAGAWLIGTWPLNTQPQQRQQWFEQAARKPGWDVARAMAELEGRSNAEEARAWNAPFVQPGHRAALKAWPRLQTKLAEPPADLLMHWALTDRLWLQPAATQQLVSVAQWQAAWLQSVPQLAAQGKVWRQTRHGAPVPAAQQGGGAAAVEYFAP from the coding sequence ATGGATTTTGATGTTTCCGTGCACGAACACTTCATGCACCAGGCACTGGAGCAGGCGCGCTGCGCCGCCGCTTGCGGCGAGGTGCCGGTGGGGGCCGTGGTCGTCAAGGACGGGCAGGTCATAGGCCGCGGCCATAACAGCCCGCTCTCGGCCCAGGACCCCACGGCCCATGCCGAGGTGCTGGCCCTGCGCGAGGCTGCACGGGCTCTCGGCAATTACCGGCTCGAGGGCTGCACGCTGTATGTGACGCTTGAGCCCTGCACCATGTGCAGCGGCGCCATGCTGCATGCGCGTGTGGATGCCGTGGTCTACGGTGCGGCCGAACCCAGGACCGGTGCGGCGGGGTCGGTGCTCGATGTCTTCGGCTACCCCGCCATCAACCACCAGACGCAGGTGCTGCGCGGCGTGCTGGCCGCGCAATGCTCGGCGCTGATGGCCGAATTCTTCCAGCGGCGACGCCAGGAAAAAAAGGCGCAGCAGCCGTACCCGCTCAGGGACTGGGCGCTGCGCAATGCCGATGAGGCGTTTGCCGACCTGCCCGCCTGGCCCTGGCAGTCGCAGTGGCGCAGCGACCTGCCGGCGCTGCAGGGCCTGCGCCTGTCCGTAGTCGATGAAGGACCTGAGGATGCTGCGCTGACCTGGCTGTGTGTGCATGGCAGCCCGGGCTGGGGCTATGGCTTCCGGCATCTGATGCCCGATTTGCTGGCTGCCGGTCATCGCGTGGTGGTGCCCGATCTGCCGGGTTTCGGCCGCAGCGACCAGCCCAAGAAAGACAAACAGCACAGCGCGCAGTGGCATTCGCAGCTCATCGTCGAGCTGATTGAGACGCTCAACCTGCGGCGGCTGGTCCTGGTCGGGCAGGGCGATGGTGGCCGTCTGGGTCTGGCTGCAGCGCAAGCCCTGCCAGAGCGCTTTGCTGGCGCGTGGCTGATCGGTACCTGGCCGCTGAACACGCAGCCGCAGCAGCGTCAGCAATGGTTTGAACAGGCAGCGCGCAAGCCTGGCTGGGATGTGGCCAGGGCCATGGCCGAATTGGAAGGGCGCAGCAATGCCGAAGAGGCCCGCGCCTGGAATGCCCCGTTTGTGCAGCCCGGCCATCGTGCCGCACTCAAGGCCTGGCCGCGCCTGCAGACCAAGCTGGCTGAGCCGCCCGCCGATCTGCTGATGCATTGGGCGCTGACCGACAGATTGTGGCTGCAGCCAGCAGCCACTCAGCAGCTCGTTTCTGTCGCGCAATGGCAGGCCGCCTGGCTGCAATCCGTGCCGCAGTTGGCGGCGCAGGGCAAGGTCTGGCGGCAAACCCGGCATGGCGCTCCGGTTCCTGCAGCACAGCAGGGCGGCGGTGCAGCGGCTGTGGAATACTTTGCGCCGTAG
- a CDS encoding ADP-ribosylglycohydrolase family protein has product MNTLERFEGALLGLACGDAVGTTLEFRARGSFAPLTDMVGGGPFSLRAGQWTDDTSMALCLAESLVVKSDCDPRDQMTRYANWYQWGYWSSTGHCFDIGMATREAIQHYLRTGNALAGSEDARSAGNGSLMRLAPVAMAYALDEQRVQEMAALSSRTTHAAAECLDACRLFAVALSRALRGEGKKQVLDLAALPFGSPRIAEVAQGSWRGKSREQIQSSGYVVHSLEAALWCFDRHESFEAAVLEAANLGDDADTTAAIAGQIAGAFWGRSGIPAHWLERLHQQADIRALAQSIYALNQVLAR; this is encoded by the coding sequence ATGAACACGCTGGAACGTTTTGAAGGTGCTCTGCTGGGGCTGGCCTGTGGTGATGCCGTGGGTACGACACTGGAGTTCCGGGCGCGCGGCAGCTTTGCACCGCTGACCGATATGGTGGGGGGCGGGCCGTTTTCGCTGAGGGCCGGACAGTGGACGGATGACACGTCCATGGCTTTGTGCCTGGCCGAGAGCCTGGTCGTCAAAAGCGATTGCGATCCCCGGGATCAGATGACGCGCTATGCCAACTGGTATCAGTGGGGCTACTGGAGTTCCACCGGCCACTGCTTTGATATCGGCATGGCAACGCGCGAGGCAATACAGCACTATCTGCGTACTGGCAATGCGCTGGCGGGCAGCGAGGATGCGCGCAGCGCAGGCAATGGCTCGCTGATGCGGCTGGCGCCGGTGGCCATGGCGTATGCCCTTGATGAACAAAGAGTGCAGGAGATGGCGGCGCTGAGCTCTCGCACCACACATGCGGCTGCGGAGTGCCTGGATGCCTGCCGTCTGTTTGCCGTGGCATTGAGCCGCGCCCTGCGGGGTGAAGGCAAGAAGCAGGTGCTGGATCTTGCCGCGCTGCCGTTTGGCAGCCCGCGCATCGCCGAAGTTGCCCAAGGTAGCTGGCGCGGCAAAAGCCGCGAGCAGATCCAGAGCTCGGGCTATGTGGTGCACAGTCTGGAAGCAGCTTTGTGGTGTTTCGACCGGCACGAGAGCTTTGAAGCCGCCGTGCTGGAGGCGGCCAACCTGGGTGACGATGCCGACACCACTGCGGCCATTGCCGGCCAGATTGCGGGTGCATTCTGGGGGCGCAGCGGCATTCCAGCGCACTGGCTGGAAAGACTGCATCAGCAGGCCGATATTCGCGCGCTGGCGCAATCGATTTATGCGCTGAATCAGGTACTGGCACGATAG
- a CDS encoding penicillin acylase family protein produces MGDITSAAEPSAHPWLRRSLHLAAAACGLVLLAGAALAVYGVRAQPRMDGKLVLTGLERSVWVRRDESDVTHISARSPQDVWRALGFVHAQERGWQLEFNRRLMQGRLSEILGPATLELDRLMRALDVHGAARRQYAALPPSVQEALKAYSQGMAAFYARPSQAAAPEFLLLGTRAGAWEPEDTVGWALMMALDLGGNWGNEFARLNLLQVLSTEQLWQLMPAYPGEPPATAVDLASLYRQLGVYREADVQPKVSAPAGQMQSALQQWAASMARDMGTNDGLGSNNWVVAGSKTRSGRPLLANDPHLGLSAPAIWYFARLQSPQGRAGDGSVLSALDVTGATLPGMPFVVLGRTTQVAWGFTNTNPDVQDLYLEQINPADASQYRTPTGWEKFAVREEVFKVKGQGDVRVTLRSTRHGPVISDAQQQYGKVINTDRYALALRWAALDTDNRTVEAGLRANGARTVSELFEAFSIYHSPMQSIVAADVQGHIGFKAAGRVPVRAPDNDLRGVAPAPGWLARYDWQGWLGYDQTPQDDGGTSGFVATANQRVTEAGYAHFLTQDWSLPYRHQRIEQLLAAGNQHDVASMAAIQNDVQSLATRALLPVLRKAQSSHALAAQAQQLLAGFDGQMERDRPEPLIFSVWVDELTRALVIARIGERRFAMTYGKRDFRAGLQGMLARNDAWWCAPLSCEQQAGQALTRTLDKLQAAYGEDPRQWRWGAAHPALSAHKPLGAVAALAGVFNVSVASGGDTYTVNVGQYNANPQPSDAKGPLGGRFVSRHAPSLRAIYDLGDPESSQFIYQTGQSGLALSDRYADMSAEWADGRYRKLQMQPGRWRHVLELQAR; encoded by the coding sequence ATGGGAGACATCACTTCGGCGGCAGAGCCCTCTGCCCATCCCTGGCTCAGGCGCTCACTGCATCTGGCGGCCGCGGCCTGCGGACTGGTTTTGCTGGCAGGGGCCGCGTTGGCGGTCTATGGCGTGCGGGCCCAGCCGCGCATGGATGGCAAGCTGGTCCTCACCGGGCTTGAGCGCAGCGTGTGGGTCAGACGCGACGAGTCCGATGTCACGCATATCAGTGCCCGGTCGCCGCAGGATGTCTGGCGGGCCCTGGGCTTTGTCCATGCGCAGGAGCGCGGCTGGCAGCTGGAGTTCAACCGTCGTCTCATGCAGGGGCGGTTGTCGGAGATTCTGGGGCCGGCCACGCTGGAGCTGGACAGGCTGATGCGTGCTCTCGATGTTCATGGCGCGGCGCGTCGCCAGTATGCGGCGCTGCCGCCCTCGGTGCAGGAGGCCTTGAAGGCCTATAGCCAGGGTATGGCTGCCTTTTACGCCAGGCCCTCGCAGGCTGCCGCGCCGGAGTTCCTGCTGCTGGGCACCAGGGCCGGCGCCTGGGAGCCGGAAGATACCGTGGGCTGGGCGCTGATGATGGCGCTGGACCTGGGTGGCAACTGGGGCAACGAGTTCGCGCGTCTGAATCTGCTGCAGGTCCTGAGCACCGAGCAGCTGTGGCAGCTGATGCCGGCCTATCCGGGCGAGCCGCCCGCGACGGCGGTGGATCTGGCCAGCCTGTACCGCCAGCTCGGTGTTTACCGGGAGGCGGATGTCCAGCCCAAGGTCTCGGCACCCGCCGGGCAGATGCAATCAGCCTTGCAGCAATGGGCGGCCTCCATGGCGAGGGATATGGGTACGAATGACGGACTGGGCAGCAACAACTGGGTGGTGGCCGGCAGCAAGACCCGAAGCGGCAGGCCCTTGCTGGCCAACGATCCGCATCTGGGGCTGAGCGCTCCGGCCATCTGGTATTTCGCGCGCCTTCAGTCGCCGCAGGGCCGGGCCGGCGACGGCAGCGTCCTGAGCGCGCTGGATGTGACGGGGGCCACCTTGCCCGGCATGCCCTTTGTGGTGCTGGGCCGCACGACGCAGGTGGCCTGGGGCTTCACCAACACCAACCCCGATGTGCAGGACCTGTATCTGGAGCAGATCAACCCGGCCGATGCCAGCCAGTACCGCACGCCCACGGGCTGGGAAAAATTTGCTGTGCGCGAGGAGGTCTTCAAGGTCAAGGGCCAGGGCGATGTCAGGGTGACGCTGCGCAGCACGCGCCATGGCCCCGTGATCAGCGACGCGCAGCAGCAATACGGCAAGGTCATCAACACCGATCGCTATGCGCTGGCCCTGCGCTGGGCGGCGCTGGACACGGACAACCGTACGGTGGAGGCCGGCCTCAGGGCCAACGGTGCCCGGACCGTGTCCGAACTGTTCGAGGCGTTTTCCATCTACCACTCGCCCATGCAAAGCATTGTGGCGGCCGATGTGCAGGGACATATCGGCTTCAAGGCAGCAGGCCGGGTGCCTGTGCGTGCGCCTGACAATGACTTGCGCGGCGTGGCGCCGGCGCCCGGCTGGCTGGCGCGCTATGACTGGCAGGGCTGGCTGGGCTACGACCAGACGCCCCAGGACGATGGCGGCACGAGCGGCTTTGTGGCCACGGCCAACCAGCGCGTGACGGAGGCTGGCTATGCGCATTTTCTGACCCAGGACTGGAGCCTGCCCTACCGTCACCAGCGCATAGAGCAGTTGCTGGCGGCCGGCAACCAGCATGATGTGGCCAGCATGGCGGCGATCCAGAACGATGTGCAGTCCCTGGCCACCCGGGCCTTGCTGCCCGTGCTGCGCAAGGCGCAATCGAGCCACGCCCTGGCGGCGCAGGCGCAGCAACTGCTGGCGGGCTTTGACGGACAGATGGAGCGGGACAGGCCCGAGCCGCTGATCTTCTCGGTCTGGGTCGACGAGCTGACGCGCGCGCTGGTGATTGCGCGCATTGGCGAGCGACGCTTTGCCATGACCTATGGCAAGCGGGACTTCCGTGCCGGGCTGCAGGGAATGCTGGCGCGCAATGACGCCTGGTGGTGCGCGCCGCTGAGCTGCGAGCAACAGGCAGGGCAGGCGCTGACCCGCACGCTTGACAAGCTGCAGGCCGCCTATGGCGAAGACCCGCGCCAATGGCGCTGGGGCGCTGCGCATCCAGCGCTCAGCGCGCACAAACCCTTGGGCGCGGTGGCGGCGCTGGCCGGCGTGTTCAATGTGAGCGTGGCCTCGGGCGGTGATACCTATACCGTCAACGTCGGGCAGTACAACGCCAACCCCCAACCATCCGATGCCAAAGGCCCGCTGGGAGGGCGCTTTGTCAGCCGTCATGCGCCGTCGTTGCGCGCTATCTACGACCTCGGTGATCCGGAGTCATCTCAGTTCATCTACCAGACCGGGCAGAGCGGGCTGGCACTGTCGGACCGCTATGCCGACATGAGCGCGGAATGGGCCGATGGACGCTACCGCAAGCTGCAGATGCAGCCGGGGCGCTGGCGCCATGTGCTGGAGCTGCAGGCTCGGTGA
- a CDS encoding branched-chain amino acid ABC transporter substrate-binding protein, with protein MSMTDRSAQSRRVRTSSALSLALVAVSLSAAFAADAEKPLVVRIAHGGPLSGPIAALGKDEESGVRMAIDELNARKLQLGGRPVYWKLEAGDDVGDPGQATALARRFCDKKVAAVVGHLQSGTTLPAAKIYNDCGIPNITPAATNPAITEAGYDDTFRVIANDRAMVNALLDYAVRHQGVKRIAIVDDRTAYGQGIVKLFEAAAAERDVQIVDKQYTSDKATQFSSILTAIKGRKPDAIFFGGLDAQAGLMLRQMSQLAMNQVKFLGGDAQCSERLPAMADKVPALKNVVCVMSGSSLGNMPGGLLWKQKYDQRFPGQYQVYSPYAYDATMVLAKAMLSADSAQPEAYLPRLRQTRYEGVTGTIAFDSQGELQSPRVTLYGYDSGERKELVVSGH; from the coding sequence ATGTCCATGACTGATCGCTCGGCCCAGAGCCGCCGTGTTCGCACCTCGTCTGCCCTGAGCCTGGCGCTGGTCGCCGTGTCCCTGTCGGCTGCTTTTGCGGCGGACGCGGAAAAGCCGCTGGTGGTGCGCATCGCCCATGGCGGACCGCTCTCCGGTCCTATCGCTGCCTTGGGCAAGGATGAGGAAAGCGGCGTGCGCATGGCGATTGACGAGCTCAACGCCCGCAAGCTGCAACTGGGCGGCCGTCCCGTGTACTGGAAGCTGGAGGCCGGCGACGATGTGGGCGACCCCGGCCAGGCCACGGCGCTGGCACGCCGCTTCTGCGACAAGAAGGTGGCAGCCGTGGTGGGGCATCTTCAGTCGGGCACGACCTTGCCGGCTGCCAAGATCTACAACGACTGCGGCATTCCCAATATCACCCCTGCAGCCACCAATCCCGCGATTACCGAGGCAGGCTATGACGACACCTTCCGCGTCATCGCCAATGACCGGGCCATGGTCAATGCCCTGCTGGACTATGCCGTCAGGCACCAGGGCGTCAAACGCATCGCGATCGTGGACGATCGCACGGCCTATGGACAGGGCATCGTCAAGCTGTTTGAAGCCGCAGCTGCCGAGCGCGATGTGCAGATTGTCGACAAGCAGTACACCAGCGACAAGGCCACGCAGTTTTCGTCCATTCTCACGGCCATCAAAGGCCGTAAACCCGATGCGATCTTCTTCGGCGGGCTCGATGCGCAGGCCGGTCTCATGCTGCGTCAGATGTCGCAGCTGGCCATGAATCAGGTGAAATTCCTGGGCGGCGATGCGCAATGCTCGGAGCGCCTGCCTGCCATGGCCGACAAGGTGCCGGCACTCAAGAATGTGGTTTGCGTGATGAGCGGCAGCTCCCTGGGCAATATGCCCGGCGGGCTGCTCTGGAAGCAGAAGTATGACCAGCGCTTTCCCGGCCAGTATCAGGTCTACAGCCCCTATGCGTATGACGCGACCATGGTGCTGGCCAAGGCCATGCTGAGTGCCGATTCAGCCCAGCCCGAGGCCTATCTGCCCCGCTTGCGCCAGACGCGCTACGAGGGGGTGACGGGGACGATTGCCTTTGATTCACAGGGAGAGTTGCAAAGCCCGCGGGTCACGCTTTATGGCTATGACTCCGGCGAGCGCAAGGAACTGGTGGTCAGCGGTCATTGA